One stretch of Rhizoctonia solani chromosome 8, complete sequence DNA includes these proteins:
- a CDS encoding alpha/beta hydrolase family protein, protein MFGSDSGFCRKINRGTGAMVLDFDYAAGICHIAPEAPFPAAYDDLCDVVAHILANPDGYYGTSRITVGKFSAGAALALVINVTMPEDTFRAVTAFYAITNLLLTGSDCPTILKPI, encoded by the exons ATGTTCGGAAGCGACTCGGGATTCTGCCGCAAAATCAACAGGGGAACTGGCGCAATGGTACTTGATTTTGACTACGCCGCGGGCATT TGCCATATAGCTCCTGAAGCCCCCTTTCCAGCAGCTTATGATGACCTATGCGACGTAGTTGCACATATTTTGGCGAACCCGGATGGGTATTACGGTACATCCCGTATAACCGTTGGCAAATTCTCGGCAGGTGCTGCTCTGGCTCTCGTGATCAATGTGACTATGCCGGAAGATACTTTCAGAG CCGTTACCGCATTCTACGCTATAACGAACCTACTGCTCACTGGATCAGATTGCCCTACCATCTTGAAGCCAATCTAA